The Sediminicola sp. YIK13 genomic sequence GCCGTGTTCAAAGCTACCCGGTACATCCAGGTACTAAATTTGGACTCACCCCTAAATTTTGGGTAAGCTTTCCATAATTGGATGGTTATTTCCTGGAAAAGATCTTTGTGGGAATCACGGTCATTGGTATACAATGAGCATACCTTATGAACAATGTTCTGATTGTTCTCTAGTTCACTTACAAATTGATGTTCCTGGTCCTTGGTCACTTTCTTATGGTCGGTTGTCTATTGGTATGAAGAAATCATATTTTGTTACAGGACAAAATAAAAAAACCGACAATAAAAATATCATCGGTTTGTGTTCGGTTGTTGCCTTTTACTTTCTGTAGTCCAAGGCAGGGGCCCTATCGCCTAGTAACGGAATATATGTAAAGTCCTTTCCCCGTCTTTCCATAAGTTCTTGTTTGGCCTTCATTATAATGTCCTTGCTTTTTAGAATATCAATGGCCGTTAGCGTCAACGTTTTTGCGGCTACCATCATTCCTTTTTTGCCGATTGTTGTTCCGCCCGCCGCAACTGCTTGCCAGCTGTGGGCAGGGGTTCCCGGAACCCAGGTTGCAGTGCCCAGTCCTACCGTTGGCACGGTAAAGCTTACATCGCCAACATCTGTGGAACCATAGGCTTTGGCTTCGGTTTTGTAAGGTTCAATATTTTTGGCTAGGTCCAGGTTCGCTTTGTCATATCCGAGGCTTACGGCAATTTTATCCGCAAACTCTTTTTCCTCCGCAGAATAATTTACACCGCCAACCTTCACCAGGTTATCGTACATCAATTTCTGGAGGGTCAGGTTGGGCAATAGCTCATGTGTTCCTCCAATCATCTCATAATCCATAGTGGTTCCCGTACCTAAGGCTGCACCTTCCGCAGCTTTTACGATTCTATCAAATATATCAATAACAACATCCCTTTGACCATGTCTGGCATAATAGTACACTTCCGCAAAATCGGGTACCACATTGGGAGCTTTTCCTCCTTGGGTAATCACATAATGGATACGTGCTTCAGATGGGATATGCTCCCTCATCATATTCACCATCATATCCATTGCCTCCACCCCATCTAAGGCGGAACGACCTTTTTCAGGAGCTCCGGCAGCATGGGCAGAAATTCCATGGAATCTGAATTTTGCCGATTTGTTGGCCAGGGCGGCTCCGGCATTTGCTTCATTTTCTGAACCAGGGTGCCAATGCAAGGCTACATCCACATCGTTAAATAAGCCTTCCCTTACCATATACACTTTTCCGGAGCCGCCTTCTTCTGCAGGGCAACCGTAAAATCTAATGGTCCCTTTTACATTGTTGGCTAGCATCCACTCTTTCACTGCAATAGCGGCCGCTGTGGAGGCCGTACCGAACAAATGATGTCCACATGCATGTCCGGCTGCTTTGTCCGCTGATAGTTTTTCTGGTACCGCCTGTTGGGATAGACCGGGCAAGGCATCAAATTCACCAAGGATGGCTATGATCGGCCCACCATTGCCATACTCTGCGATGAAAGCGGTAGGTATTCCTGCGACCCCCGTTTTAATGGAGAAGCCCTCATCGCTCAATGTCTTTTGCAATAAAGCAGAACTTTGTTCCTCTAAATAGCCCATTTCTGCAAATTCCCAGATATTTTGGGCAATGGTGCCATAGGTTTCGCTTTTCTTGTCCAAGTTCTTTAAAATGTCCTGGGTGGTTTTCTGGGCGTGGCCCATGAAAGAAATAAGGCTTGTCAATACCAAGCTGTAAATTAATTTTCTCATAATAGGAAAGGTTTGTTCACGGTTGGCATAAATATAATAAAAACTACAGATGGAATAGGGCGGGAAACGTTTGAATGTTTATTTTAGGCCTATGAATTGTGATATGAACATTTCAAGGACCAGTTATCCACGCATAGTAATCATTGGCGGAGGTTTTGCTGGAGTATCCTTGGCTAGAAAATTGAGCAATAAAGAGGTTCAAGTAGTCTTGTTGGACAAACATAACTACCACACTTTTCAACCCTTGCTCTATCAGGTATCCACAGGGGGATTGGAGCCTGACTCCATTGCATATCCAATTCGTAAGATATTGCAAAAGTATC encodes the following:
- a CDS encoding amidohydrolase — protein: MRKLIYSLVLTSLISFMGHAQKTTQDILKNLDKKSETYGTIAQNIWEFAEMGYLEEQSSALLQKTLSDEGFSIKTGVAGIPTAFIAEYGNGGPIIAILGEFDALPGLSQQAVPEKLSADKAAGHACGHHLFGTASTAAAIAVKEWMLANNVKGTIRFYGCPAEEGGSGKVYMVREGLFNDVDVALHWHPGSENEANAGAALANKSAKFRFHGISAHAAGAPEKGRSALDGVEAMDMMVNMMREHIPSEARIHYVITQGGKAPNVVPDFAEVYYYARHGQRDVVIDIFDRIVKAAEGAALGTGTTMDYEMIGGTHELLPNLTLQKLMYDNLVKVGGVNYSAEEKEFADKIAVSLGYDKANLDLAKNIEPYKTEAKAYGSTDVGDVSFTVPTVGLGTATWVPGTPAHSWQAVAAGGTTIGKKGMMVAAKTLTLTAIDILKSKDIIMKAKQELMERRGKDFTYIPLLGDRAPALDYRK